Below is a window of Edaphobacter dinghuensis DNA.
GTTGACCCCGCCGAATTGCTGCGCTTCAAAGTGCGATAATAAAGGCTGCCACGAAGACTGCCTTGGGCATTTTTTTTAGGATTCGATTTACTCTATGACGAGTCAAGCCCAGGAAAGCGCGGTCATCACCGCGCCTGAAAACGGTTCCGCATTACCAGTTCCCTTCGCAGTCCGGCTGCGCGCCCACATCGCCATCATGCGATTGGACCATTCCATCAAAAATATTTTTCTGCTGCCCGGCATCGTCGTGGCGCTGAGCCTGGTGCGTCCCGGCATTGGACAACTGCGAATGATGCCGATCGTGGTGGGCGTCGTGGCTGTGACGCTGATTGCGTGCAGCAACTATGTGCTGAACGAGCTGCTGGATGCGCCCTTCGACCGGTTGCATCCGCACAAGTGCTCGCGACCGGCGGCGTGCGGGCTGATTGAGCCGGGTGCTGCCTATGCACAGTGGCTGGCGATGATGGTTGTCGGCATGGCGCTGGCTGCGCGGGTGGGACTGCGTTTTGCTGTAGCTGCCGGTGCGTTGTGGCTGATGGGCTGCATCTACAACATTCGTCCGCTGCGCACGAAGGACGTCACGTATCTCGACGTGTTAACGGAGTCGTTGAACAACCCGCTGCGCATGCTGCTGGGCTGGTACATGGTCACGCAGGTGATTGTGCCGCCGACGTCGATGCTGTGCGCCTACTGGATGCTGGGCTGCTACTTCATGGGCCTTAAGCGGTTCAGCGAGTTTCGCGAGATCGGATCGCACCAGGGCGCATGCGCGTATCGCAAATCGTTTGAGCACTACAGCGAGCGCAGCCTGCTGGGCTCGGTCGTCTTTTATGCGTCGAT
It encodes the following:
- a CDS encoding UbiA family prenyltransferase, encoding MTSQAQESAVITAPENGSALPVPFAVRLRAHIAIMRLDHSIKNIFLLPGIVVALSLVRPGIGQLRMMPIVVGVVAVTLIACSNYVLNELLDAPFDRLHPHKCSRPAACGLIEPGAAYAQWLAMMVVGMALAARVGLRFAVAAGALWLMGCIYNIRPLRTKDVTYLDVLTESLNNPLRMLLGWYMVTQVIVPPTSMLCAYWMLGCYFMGLKRFSEFREIGSHQGACAYRKSFEHYSERSLLGSVVFYASMAMMMFGIFVVRYRIELILAFPFIALLMAMYFDLSFKRNSAAQHPEKLYREPSLMTVALFTCAIMIVLLNVHLPIVGRIFAPTRW